A section of the Drosophila subobscura isolate 14011-0131.10 chromosome A, UCBerk_Dsub_1.0, whole genome shotgun sequence genome encodes:
- the LOC117903412 gene encoding neuropathy target esterase sws isoform X1, with translation MDVLELLRASGTNMYDIFLSDPWWDYITQQLKVTMYLYCALGVLCVVFLGWFVYFKYITRLRLRDEIATSQSEMTLASSGDLRGPRFRKRDKMLFYGRRMLRKMKNVSGQMYSNGKGYKRRAVMRFARRILQLRRDNMPLEVRTVEPPAEYLEETMEGSDRVPPDALYMLQSIRIFGHFEKPIFLRLCKHTQLLELMAGDYLFKITDPDDSVYIVQSGLINVYIMNADGSTLSLKTVRKGESVTSLLSFVDVLSGHPSYYKTVTAKAMEKSAVIRLPMAAFQEVFQDSPDVMIRVIQVIMIRLQRVLFTALRNYLGLNAELVQNHMRFKGSSQAPTGCCSQTSRQANATGSASATAAAASVVGAAINTALPRPYSSLSRHSQDEQHTLSNPNPGIPNLELAGDTVNTLYGDMNGLRLNSEFLYHNRESDGNLANRRGSTAHLEQPEVGPVPSIDMRLVRASAVESLRKELGLPETDAHIIDPFVEVQEFEANVTLITEGNADDVCVWYVMTGTLAVYQGNADATRGKQDKTDMLIHHVHPGEIVGGLAMLTGEASAYTIRSRNNSRVAFIRRAAIYQIMRQRPRIVLDLGNGVVRRLSPLVRQCDYALDWIFLESGRALYRQDESSDSTYIVLSGRMRSVVTHPGGKKEIAGEYGKGDLVGIVEMITETSRTTTVMAVRDSELAKLPEGLFNAIKLRYPIVVTKLISFLSHRFLGSMQTRPTAGAPGAPVEANPVTHKYSTVALVPITDDVPLTPFTYELYHSLCAIGPVLRLTSDLARKQLGSNIFEAANEYRLTSWLAQQEDRNIITLYQCDNALSPWTQRCMRQADVVLIVGLGDHSHAVGKFEREIDRLALRTQKELVLLYSEATSSKPANTLSWLNARPWVTKHHHVLCVKRIFTRKSQYRINDLYSRVLLSEPNMHSDFSRLARWLTGNSIGLVLGGGGARGAAHIGMLKAIQEAGIPIDMVGGVSIGALMGALWCSERNITTVTQKAREWSKKMTKWFLQLLDLTYPITSMFSGREFNKTIHDTFGDVNIEDLWIPYFTLTTDITASCHRIHTNGSLWRYVRSSMSLSGYMPPLCDPKDGHLLLDGGYVNNLPGHLWRYCRASMSIAGVFPPFCDYRDGHLLLDGCYTNNVPADVMHNLGAAHTIAIDVGSQDDTDLTNYGDDLSGWWLLYKKWNPFTSPVKVPDLPDIQSRLAYVSCVRQLEEVKNSDYCEYIRPPIDKYKTLAFGSFDEIRDVGYVFGKNYFEAMAKAGRLGRFNQWFNKEPPRRSNHASLNEYTFIDLAQIVCRLPETYGVNAADLFSEDEDCDGYISEPTTLNTDMRRYQVPRAGNSLSFSETEMDMDSDVEMDLKMERKKDKSTQATPPLQSKAHMLRRKHSREEARHEWEIKREQKQELAREQDLEREKELNQKGRLVEADDNGEETGVPAQTSLIYTEDDEEMDRSEVNKDNERDEESRAEVKQEKEQQKESRSDANNETKN, from the exons CCGCCAGCGGAGTACCTGGAGGAGACCATGGAGGGCAGCGATCGAGTGCCCCCAGATGCCCTCTACATGCTGCAGAGCATTCGCATCTTTGGGCACTTCGAGAAGCCAATCTTTCTGCGCTTGTGCAAGCACACCCAGTTGCTGGAGCTGATGGCCGGTGACTATCTGTTCAAGATCACCGACCCGGACGACAGCGTCTACATTGTGCAGTCGGGCCTGATCAATGTGTACATCATGAATGCTGACGGCAGCACGCTCTCCCTCAAGACAGTCCGCAAGGGCGAGTCGGTGACGTCGCTGCTCAGCTTCGTTGATGTCCTCTCTGGTCATCCCAGCTACTACAAGACGGTGACGGCCAAGGCAATGGAGAAATCGGCAGTCATTCGACTGCCCATGGCG GCCTTCCAGGAAGTGTTCCAGGACAGTCCGGATGTGATGATCCGTGTGATTCAGGTGATAATGATACGACTGCAGCGTGTGCTGTTTACGGCGCTGCGCAACTACCTCGGCCTCAATGCAGAGCTCGTGCAGAACCACATGCGGTTCAAGGGCAGCAGTCAGGCGCCCACCGGTTGCTGTTCACAAACATCGCGACAGGCCAACGCCACAGGATCGGCATCGGCGACGGCAGCGGCCGCGTCTGTCGTGGGTGCAGCCATAAATACGGCACTGCCAAGGCCATACAGCTCCCTGTCGCGTCACTCACAGGACGAGCAGCACACGCTGTCCAACCCGAATCCGGGCATACCAAATCTAGAGCTGGCTGGCGACACAGTGAACACGCTCTATGGCGACATGAATGGCCTTAGGCTGAATAGCGAATTTTTGTATCACAATCGTGAGTCGGACGGTAATCTGGCCAATCGTCGCGGCTCCACAGCGCATCTGGAACAGCCCGAGGTGGGTCCAGTGCCGTCCATTGATATGCGTCTGGTCCGGGCATCGGCGGTGGAGAGCTTGCGCAAGGAGCTGGGCCTGCCCGAAACGGATGCCCACATCATAGATCCCTTTGTGGAGGTGCAGGAATTTGAGGCGAATGTCACCCTCATCACTGAGGGCAATGCGGAtgatgtgtgcgtgtggtaTGTGATGACcggcacactggccgtctatCAGGGCAATGCCGATGCGACGCGCGGCAAGCAGGATAAAACGGATATGCTCATCCATCATGTGCATCCCGGGGAGATAGTGGGCGGCCTGGCCATGCTCACGGGCGAGGCCAGTGCGTACACAATTCGTTCGCGTAATAACAGTCGCGTGGCATTCATCAGACGTGCCGCCATATACCA AATTATGCGTCAGCGTCCGCGCATTGTGCTGGATCTGGGCAATGGGGTGGTGCGGCGCCTGTCGCCGCTGGTGCGCCAATGCGATTATGCCCTGGACTGGATATTTCTGGAGTCCGGACGGGCGCTCTATCGGCAGGATgagagcagcgacagcacGTATATTGTGCTCAGTGGACGCATGCGTTCTGTGGTTACGCATCCTGGCGGCAAGAAGGAGATCGCTGGCGAGTACGGCAAGGGTGATCTTGTGGGCATTGTGGAGATGATCACCGAAACGTCGCGCACCACCACAGTGATGGCGGTGCGTGACTCGGAGTTGGCCAAACTCCCGGAGGGTCTCTTCAATGCCATCAAGCTGCGCTACCCGATTGTGGTGACCAAGCTGATCAGCTTCCTTAGCCACCGCTTTCTCGGCTCGATGCAGACGCGCCCCACAGCTGGGGCGCCTGGGGCACCCGTCGAGGCCAATCCCGTCACGCACAAATACTCCACGGTGGCCCTGGTGCCCATCACAGACGATGTGCCGCTGACACCATTCACCTATGAGCTCTACCATTCACTGTGTGCCATCG GTCCTGTCCTGCGTCTAACATCGGACTTGGCGCGCAAGCAGCTGGGTTCGAATATATTCGAGGCGGCGAACGAATACCGACTCACCTCGTGGCTGGCCCAGCAGGAGGATCGCAACATAATCACCCTCTATCAGTGTGACAATGCGCTGAGTCCGTGGACCCAGCGGTGTATGCGCCAAGCGGATGTCGTCCTCATTGTGGGCCTCGGCGATCACTCTCATGCGGTGGGAAAGTTTGAGCGCGAAATCGATCGCCTGGCGTTGCGCACGCAAAAGGAACTGGTTCTGCTCTACTCGGAGGCGACCTCCTCGAAGCCGGCCAATACGCTCAGCTGGCTGAACGCTCGTCCATGGGTGACCAAGCATCATCATGTGCTCTGTGTGAAGCGCATCTTTACGCGCAAAAGTCAATACCGCATC AATGATCTCTACAGTCGTGTACTGCTGTCCGAACCGAATATGCATTCCGATTTCTCGCGCCTGGCCCGCTGGCTGACGGGCAATTCGATTGGTCTCGTTTTGGGCGGCGGCGGGGCACGTGGTGCTGCTCATATTGGCATGCTGAAGGCCATACAGGAGGCGGGCATACCAATCGATATGGTCGGAGGCGTCAGTATTGGTGCACTGATGGGTGCACTCTGGTGCTCGGAGCGTAACATTACCACGGTCACACAGAAGGCGCGAGAGTGGTCAAAG AAAATGACCAAATGGTTCCTACAACTCTTGGATCTAACCTATCCCATAACATCGATGTTCTCCGGGCGGGAGTTCAATAAGACCATCCATGATACCTTCGGTGATGTGAATATTGAGGATCTGTGGATACCCTACTTCACCCTCACAACGGATATCACCGCCAGTTGCCATCGCATCCACACCAACG GATCTCTGTGGCGCTATGTACGCTCCTCCATGTCGCTTAGCGGCTACATGCCGCCCCTCTGCGACCCCAAAGATGGGCACCTGCTACTGGATGGCGGCTATGTAAATAACTTGCCAG GTCACCTGTGGCGCTACTGCCGTGCCAGCATGTCCATCGCTGGTGTCTTTCCGCCTTTCTGTGATTACCGCGACGGCCATCTCCTCCTCGATGGCTGCTACACAAACAATGTGCCAG CTGATGTGATGCACAACCTGGGCGCCGCTCACACAATCGCCATCGATGTAGGCTCCCAGGATGATACTGATCTGACCAACTACGGGGACGATCTAagcggctggtggctgctcTACAAGAAGTGGAATCCTTTCACATCGCCCGTAAAGGTGCCCGATCTGCCCGACATTCAATCGCGGCTTGCCTACGTTTCGTGCGTTCGACAATTGGAG GAGGTGAAGAACTCGGATTACTGTGAATACATTCGACCGCCCATCGACAAGTACAAGACCCTGGCGTTTGGCAGCTTCGATGAGATCCGGGACGTGGGCTATGTGTTTGGCAAGAACTACTTTGAGGCTATGGCGAAGGCGGGACGGTTGGGCAGATTCAATCAGTGGTTCAACAAGGAGCCGCCCAGACGCAGCAACCATGCCTCACTCAACGAGTACACGTTCATCGATTTGGCGCAGATCGTGTGCCGGCTGCCGGAGACCTATGGCGTGAACGCGGCGGATCTATTCAGCGAAGACGAAGACTGCGATGGTTACATATCGGAGCCAACCACACTGAACACG GATATGCGACGCTATCAGGTACCGCGTGCCGGCAACTCGTTGTCATTTTCTGAGACTGAAATGGACATGGACTCCGATGTGGAGATGGATTTGAAAATGGAGCGCAAAAAGGACAAGTCCACGCAGGCCACACCGCCACTGCAGAGCAAGGCACATATGCTGCGGCGCAAGCACTCGAGGGAAGAGGCTAGACACGAATGGGAAATTAAGCgcgagcagaagcaggagctggcgcGCGAGCAGGATCTGGAGCGGGAGAAGGAACTGAATCAAAAGGGTCGACTGGTCGAGGCGGATGACAATGGGGAGGAGACAGGCGTACCCGCACAGACCTCGCTGATATACACAGAAGACGACGAGGAGATGGACAGAAGTGAAGTGAATAAAGACAACGAAAGGGATGAGGAGAGTAGGGCAGAGGTCAAGCAggaaaaggagcagcaaaaggagagCCGAAGCGATGCGAATaacgaaaccaaaaactaG